In Nocardia asteroides, the following proteins share a genomic window:
- a CDS encoding ROK family transcriptional regulator, whose product MSTPIIDRPVTRAGAGRPRVSRPVVAPELRRSDNPAAAVLRTAASGPVSRDNAARATGLSIATVNRQVASLLSAGLLRERPDLTAAGAVGRPRVPFEIDHDAYLTLGIHIGAAATKIVAADLRGRILGGLAIATPQTGQEFAVTTVARSAKAFLQRWHRRTPLWAGVAIGGRVDPQTGVVDHPKLEWKGAPIGQVLGDVLELPVSVAPHVEAMAASELLLPTFDARRPEPDTELPATQNGSSLYFYVRETAGIAVTLDGRVHTPNNGPGSIAHLPTGSDVQCTCGRRGCLEVTVGDRALQARAVGRGIIPAHNGTAGTTIADLYRAAESGSAGARELLAERATMLGQTVALVRDMLNPDRVVLGGQAFTGYRPALPHVARAFTQSTQLPPTDIRISGFGGKVQEFAAVVTSLSALYADPLTAIRRAG is encoded by the coding sequence ATGTCTACTCCCATCATCGATCGCCCCGTCACCCGGGCGGGCGCCGGTCGTCCTCGGGTCTCCCGCCCCGTCGTCGCCCCTGAGCTGCGCCGCAGCGACAACCCGGCCGCCGCCGTGCTGCGCACCGCCGCCTCCGGTCCGGTCTCACGCGACAATGCCGCGCGGGCAACGGGTCTGAGCATCGCCACCGTGAATCGCCAAGTGGCGTCGCTGCTTTCGGCCGGGCTGCTGCGTGAGCGGCCCGACCTGACCGCGGCGGGCGCCGTCGGGCGCCCCCGGGTGCCGTTCGAGATCGACCACGACGCCTACCTGACCCTGGGCATCCACATCGGCGCGGCCGCCACCAAGATCGTCGCCGCCGACCTGCGCGGGCGCATCCTCGGCGGGCTGGCCATCGCCACCCCGCAGACCGGGCAGGAGTTCGCCGTCACCACCGTCGCGCGCAGTGCCAAGGCGTTCCTGCAGCGCTGGCACCGCCGCACCCCGCTGTGGGCCGGTGTCGCCATCGGTGGCCGCGTCGACCCGCAGACCGGCGTGGTCGACCACCCCAAGCTGGAATGGAAGGGCGCGCCGATCGGGCAGGTGCTCGGCGACGTGCTGGAACTGCCGGTGTCGGTCGCGCCGCACGTCGAGGCGATGGCCGCCTCGGAGCTGCTGCTGCCGACCTTCGACGCGCGCAGGCCCGAGCCCGACACCGAACTGCCCGCCACCCAGAACGGCAGCAGCCTGTACTTCTACGTCCGTGAGACCGCGGGCATCGCCGTCACCCTCGACGGCCGGGTGCACACGCCCAACAACGGCCCCGGTTCCATCGCGCACCTGCCGACCGGCTCGGACGTGCAGTGCACCTGCGGCCGACGTGGCTGCTTGGAAGTGACCGTCGGCGACCGGGCCTTGCAGGCCAGGGCGGTCGGCCGCGGCATCATCCCGGCGCACAACGGCACCGCGGGCACCACCATCGCCGACCTCTACCGCGCGGCCGAGTCGGGTTCGGCCGGCGCGCGCGAACTGCTGGCGGAGCGGGCGACCATGCTCGGCCAGACGGTGGCGCTGGTCCGCGACATGCTCAACCCCGACCGGGTGGTCCTGGGCGGCCAGGCCTTCACCGGCTACCGCCCCGCGCTCCCGCACGTCGCCAGGGCCTTCACCCAGAGCACCCAGCTCCCGCCCACCGACATCCGCATCAGCGGTTTCGGCGGCAAGGTCCAGGAGTTCGCCGCCGTGGTCACCTCCCTGAGCGCCCTCTACGCCGACCCGCTGACGGCCATCCGCCGCGCCGGGTAA
- a CDS encoding RNA polymerase sigma factor — protein MSTVHPATSGVARPQADEQWQADLTDDGPAGRHALARLREVLLRATRHQVWRLRDLLPGASAGELEDLAQQCADDAALDVLRKLPTFEGRSRFTTWAYKFGVHHAGVAVRRQAWRHREIPLPDAVALAADRAPTPDAVLAGAELARAVESAIARDLTPHQRYILLALVVEQVPIDVLAERLGSTRNALYKTLHDARKRLRASLIDHGHLDISPDRSTR, from the coding sequence GTGAGCACTGTGCACCCCGCGACCTCCGGCGTGGCGCGTCCCCAGGCCGACGAACAGTGGCAGGCCGACCTCACCGACGACGGCCCGGCGGGTCGGCACGCGCTCGCCCGGCTGCGCGAGGTGCTGCTGCGGGCGACCCGGCACCAGGTCTGGCGGTTGCGTGACCTGCTGCCCGGGGCGAGTGCGGGCGAACTGGAGGATCTGGCGCAGCAGTGCGCCGACGACGCCGCGCTCGACGTCCTGCGCAAGCTGCCCACGTTCGAGGGCCGCAGCCGCTTCACCACCTGGGCCTACAAGTTCGGCGTGCATCACGCGGGTGTCGCCGTGCGCAGGCAGGCGTGGCGGCACCGCGAGATTCCGCTGCCGGACGCCGTGGCCCTGGCCGCCGACCGAGCACCCACCCCGGACGCGGTGCTCGCCGGCGCCGAGCTGGCCCGTGCGGTCGAGTCGGCGATCGCCCGCGACCTCACCCCGCACCAGCGCTACATCCTGCTGGCGCTGGTGGTCGAGCAGGTGCCGATCGACGTGCTGGCCGAGCGGCTCGGCAGCACGCGCAACGCCCTGTACAAGACACTGCACGACGCCAGGAAACGCTTGCGCGCCAGCCTGATCGACCACGGCCATCTCGACATCAGTCCCGATCGGAGCACCCGATGA
- a CDS encoding DUF2207 family protein — MLTFRGGAAGALLLASVGLLAAAPVAHTEPAPDGVTITADLTLTEDGVLEVTETVGVPADGNFTMSLPLRLKVGDDVERVFKVTDVTASGAGTATTVNDQFVVEAKPGESKFTYAVHNTVSDMPGTQVFHWLGVVNADIAELDVSVISPSYQMGIVDCKLGPAGSAKPCADVHTEPDGVLYLSQRDIRKGDAIDLTLQLPPGTVPANADVRGGDSDNFFAFTTPVLAAFGALLVALAAMVGYVLLARKRAAAATAGTETFEPLVQQGGRVDFVSPDGVLPGEAGLLLDEHVDPVDIAATVVDLAVRRYLWITPVNARGEDDWRISRVNAPDDQLRDYERTVYDMLLPEGTDTVAVRELRAPGRMQLEPVRAAMVADAVATGAFADPKQRALPRWIGGALIVLGVIATVALALTTGHALVGVAIALAGVAAVLLPNYLPTRTTLGDNVAGRVRAMQRGLDSVARERIAPIDQETVFSRALPYTVISGRADNWIRAFRDMDPSADSQPGLYWFAGYDRDRNLHRFAAQFPFFITALEGAFNPR, encoded by the coding sequence ATGCTGACTTTTCGGGGGGGCGCCGCAGGCGCGCTGCTGCTCGCTTCGGTGGGCTTGCTCGCGGCCGCGCCGGTTGCCCACACGGAGCCCGCGCCCGACGGCGTGACGATCACCGCCGATCTCACCCTCACCGAAGACGGTGTGCTCGAGGTCACCGAGACCGTCGGGGTGCCCGCCGACGGCAATTTCACGATGTCGCTGCCGCTGCGTCTCAAGGTCGGCGACGATGTCGAACGCGTCTTCAAGGTCACCGATGTCACCGCGAGCGGCGCTGGCACCGCGACCACGGTGAACGACCAGTTCGTCGTCGAGGCGAAGCCGGGCGAATCCAAGTTCACCTACGCGGTGCACAACACCGTCTCCGACATGCCGGGCACCCAGGTGTTCCACTGGCTCGGCGTGGTCAACGCCGACATCGCCGAGCTGGACGTCTCGGTGATCAGCCCCAGCTATCAAATGGGCATCGTGGACTGCAAGCTCGGCCCGGCGGGCAGCGCCAAGCCGTGCGCCGACGTGCACACCGAACCCGACGGCGTGCTGTATCTGAGCCAGCGCGACATCCGCAAGGGCGACGCGATCGATCTCACCCTGCAGCTGCCGCCCGGCACCGTCCCCGCCAACGCCGATGTGCGTGGCGGCGATTCGGACAACTTCTTCGCCTTCACCACGCCGGTGCTCGCCGCGTTCGGCGCGCTGTTGGTGGCGCTGGCGGCCATGGTCGGCTACGTGCTGCTGGCCCGCAAGCGCGCCGCCGCGGCGACCGCGGGTACCGAGACGTTCGAGCCGCTGGTCCAGCAGGGCGGCCGGGTGGACTTCGTCTCGCCCGACGGGGTCCTGCCCGGCGAGGCCGGTCTGCTGCTGGACGAGCACGTCGACCCGGTCGACATCGCCGCGACCGTCGTCGACCTGGCCGTGCGCCGCTACCTGTGGATCACCCCGGTGAACGCGCGCGGCGAGGACGACTGGCGGATCAGCCGGGTCAACGCCCCCGACGACCAGCTGCGCGACTACGAGCGCACCGTCTACGACATGCTGCTACCCGAGGGCACCGACACCGTCGCCGTGCGCGAGCTCCGCGCGCCGGGCCGGATGCAGCTCGAACCTGTCCGCGCCGCGATGGTGGCCGATGCCGTCGCGACCGGTGCCTTCGCCGATCCGAAGCAGCGCGCGCTGCCGCGCTGGATCGGTGGCGCCCTGATCGTGCTCGGCGTGATCGCCACCGTCGCGCTCGCGCTGACCACCGGCCACGCCCTGGTCGGTGTCGCGATCGCCCTGGCCGGTGTGGCCGCGGTGCTGCTGCCCAACTACCTGCCCACCAGGACCACCCTCGGCGACAATGTCGCGGGCCGGGTGCGCGCCATGCAGCGTGGCCTGGATTCGGTGGCGCGCGAACGGATCGCGCCGATCGACCAGGAGACGGTGTTCTCCCGCGCCCTGCCGTACACGGTGATCAGCGGCCGGGCCGACAACTGGATCCGCGCCTTCCGCGACATGGATCCCTCGGCCGACTCCCAGCCCGGCCTGTACTGGTTCGCCGGCTACGACCGTGATCGCAACCTGCACCGCTTCGCCGCCCAGTTCCCGTTCTTCATCACGGCACTGGAAGGCGCCTTCAACCCCCGCTGA
- a CDS encoding neutral zinc metallopeptidase, whose protein sequence is MPYGPPGRPTPPPRKRRGGVTSLLLVIVFLVVGGLVKFAVNTGIDVGIGAIGPKPSTTYTPQPGTAPAATADNPLLTTANGTLVPASCDYAPWSTQVEKARAFFESAARCLEAAWKPVLTANNLPFESPTLSITASTAGITTPCTGSTSNFAAFYCAANKTIYMPISQLQTDQFRDNWVVYLSVFAHEYGHHVQAQSGILRKANSERVDAGARSPKGLELSRRVELQANCFDGMFIASSKGGGSLSAAQVTVATKDSYGRGDGPGDMRDHGTSEHGGQWFESGLEHNRTNQCNTFTAPAGEVS, encoded by the coding sequence ATGCCCTACGGTCCGCCCGGCAGGCCGACCCCACCGCCGCGCAAACGCCGTGGCGGCGTCACCTCGCTGCTGCTCGTCATCGTCTTCCTGGTCGTCGGTGGCCTGGTGAAATTCGCCGTCAACACCGGAATCGACGTCGGCATCGGCGCCATCGGCCCGAAGCCGAGCACCACCTACACGCCCCAGCCCGGCACCGCGCCCGCCGCGACCGCGGACAACCCGCTGCTCACCACCGCCAACGGCACCCTGGTCCCGGCGTCCTGCGACTACGCGCCGTGGAGCACCCAGGTCGAGAAGGCGCGCGCGTTCTTCGAATCCGCCGCCCGCTGCCTGGAGGCGGCGTGGAAGCCGGTGCTGACGGCCAACAACCTGCCGTTCGAGTCGCCGACACTGAGCATCACCGCGAGCACGGCGGGAATCACCACCCCGTGCACCGGCTCCACCAGCAATTTCGCCGCGTTCTACTGCGCGGCGAACAAGACCATCTACATGCCCATCAGCCAGCTGCAGACCGACCAGTTCCGCGACAACTGGGTGGTGTACCTGTCGGTGTTCGCGCACGAGTACGGCCACCACGTGCAGGCCCAGTCCGGGATCCTGCGCAAGGCCAACAGCGAACGCGTCGACGCGGGCGCGCGCTCGCCCAAGGGCCTCGAGCTCTCGCGCCGAGTCGAATTGCAGGCCAACTGTTTCGACGGCATGTTCATCGCGTCCTCGAAGGGCGGCGGCTCGCTGAGCGCGGCCCAGGTCACCGTGGCCACCAAGGACTCCTACGGACGCGGCGACGGACCGGGTGACATGCGTGATCACGGGACGTCCGAGCACGGTGGGCAGTGGTTCGAGTCGGGACTCGAACACAATCGCACCAACCAGTGCAACACCTTCACGGCTCCGGCCGGCGAAGTGAGTTGA
- a CDS encoding neutral zinc metallopeptidase: MPPYGQPMPSPYPYGQQAPSPYGRPAYGRPLPPPYGYAPQGYRPPPRRGGGGFGALLTVLTVCGIVGALLTAAVTLSDQTARDNTAATTTPSFTYSSNSAAPTTNSAPASSTTPRTSARTTAPTTTKPAGPQPVIALGQHPLFGDNTAYLPNMDCDLPRWSTDAATAKAFFAAAQVCLDQMWRTNLAKANLPFRSPGLVVAVNPSELSSPCGGSSSDAFYCSASSTIYMSTAGLVLNNTPYPPMEALSVYAHEYGHHVQGLTGLLQASSNQRREQGAMSTGGLETSRRMELQASCFGGMYVGSAEAGGSWTSQEGYAAVKHNYNRGDGNGRHRDHGTPEHNGNWYNQGYSKNRNFECNTWLAPADEVS; this comes from the coding sequence ATGCCGCCCTATGGGCAGCCGATGCCGTCGCCGTATCCGTATGGGCAGCAGGCGCCCTCGCCATACGGCCGGCCCGCCTACGGGCGGCCGCTGCCGCCGCCGTACGGGTACGCGCCGCAGGGATACCGGCCGCCGCCGCGCCGGGGTGGTGGCGGGTTCGGTGCCCTGCTCACCGTGCTGACGGTGTGCGGAATCGTGGGCGCGCTGCTGACCGCCGCGGTGACGCTGTCGGACCAGACCGCGCGCGACAACACCGCGGCCACCACCACACCCAGCTTCACCTACAGCTCGAATTCCGCCGCGCCGACCACGAATTCGGCGCCGGCCAGCTCGACCACCCCGCGGACCTCGGCACGCACCACCGCGCCGACCACCACGAAACCCGCGGGGCCGCAACCGGTGATCGCGCTCGGGCAGCATCCGCTGTTCGGCGACAACACCGCCTACCTGCCCAACATGGACTGCGACCTGCCGCGCTGGTCGACCGACGCGGCGACCGCCAAGGCGTTCTTCGCCGCGGCCCAGGTGTGCCTGGACCAGATGTGGCGGACCAACCTCGCCAAGGCGAACCTGCCGTTCCGCAGTCCGGGCCTGGTCGTGGCGGTGAACCCGTCCGAGCTGTCCTCGCCGTGCGGCGGTTCCAGCAGCGACGCCTTCTATTGCAGCGCGTCCAGCACGATCTACATGTCGACCGCGGGTCTGGTGCTGAACAACACGCCGTACCCGCCGATGGAAGCGCTGTCGGTCTACGCCCACGAATACGGCCACCACGTGCAGGGACTCACCGGGCTGCTGCAGGCGTCGTCGAACCAGCGCCGCGAACAGGGCGCCATGTCGACGGGCGGGCTGGAGACCTCACGCCGGATGGAGTTGCAGGCCAGCTGCTTCGGCGGAATGTATGTCGGCTCGGCGGAAGCCGGCGGTTCGTGGACCTCGCAGGAGGGCTACGCCGCGGTCAAGCACAACTACAACCGCGGTGACGGCAACGGCCGCCACCGCGATCACGGCACTCCCGAGCACAACGGCAACTGGTACAACCAGGGCTACTCGAAGAACCGCAACTTCGAGTGCAACACCTGGCTGGCCCCGGCCGACGAGGTCAGCTAG
- a CDS encoding ammonium transporter — protein MPATIDPAATAWLLAATAMVLLMTPALAVFYGGMVRSTGVLNMLMMSFIAIPLVTVVWLVAGYSLAFGDDAGGGLIGNLEHVGLAGINPDSVRGTIPELLFVTFQLTFAILTAALVSGAIADRAKFSGWMVFVPLWTLAVYAPIAHWVWGPDGWLLGFGTLDYAGGLVVEIASGASALALALVLGPRIGFNIDAMRPHNLPFVLLGAGLLWFGWFGFNAGSALGATGTAAAVFLNTLVAGSLGMLGWLIVEQVRDGRPTTFGAASGAVAGLVAITPSCGVINTLGAVVVGLAAGIVCSFAVGWKHKAGYDDSLDVVGVHFVGGIVGTILIGLLATEVMTGGVNGLFYGGGFAQLGKQLVGVLVVAAYAFGVSFALGKGIDKVIGFRVSKEDETAGIDFALHAETAYAEGVHGSSPRRFGEGHYGGH, from the coding sequence GTGCCCGCAACGATCGACCCTGCGGCCACCGCCTGGCTACTAGCGGCCACCGCCATGGTGCTGCTGATGACGCCGGCGCTGGCCGTCTTCTACGGCGGCATGGTGCGCTCCACCGGCGTGCTGAACATGCTGATGATGAGCTTCATCGCCATTCCGCTGGTGACGGTGGTCTGGCTGGTCGCCGGGTACAGCCTGGCCTTCGGTGACGACGCGGGCGGCGGCCTGATCGGCAATCTCGAGCACGTCGGCCTGGCCGGGATCAATCCCGATTCGGTCCGCGGCACCATTCCCGAGCTGCTGTTCGTCACCTTTCAGCTGACCTTCGCGATTCTCACCGCGGCCCTGGTCTCCGGCGCGATCGCCGACCGCGCCAAGTTCTCCGGCTGGATGGTCTTCGTCCCGCTGTGGACGCTGGCGGTGTACGCGCCGATCGCGCACTGGGTGTGGGGTCCGGACGGCTGGCTGCTCGGTTTCGGCACGCTCGACTACGCGGGCGGCCTGGTCGTCGAGATCGCCTCGGGCGCTTCGGCGCTGGCGCTGGCACTGGTGCTCGGTCCGCGCATCGGCTTCAACATCGACGCGATGCGTCCGCACAACCTGCCGTTCGTGCTGCTCGGCGCGGGCCTGCTGTGGTTCGGCTGGTTCGGTTTCAATGCCGGTTCGGCGCTCGGCGCCACCGGTACCGCGGCGGCGGTCTTCCTGAACACGCTGGTCGCGGGCAGTCTCGGCATGCTGGGCTGGCTGATCGTGGAGCAGGTCCGCGACGGCAGGCCCACCACCTTCGGCGCCGCCTCGGGCGCGGTGGCCGGCCTGGTCGCGATCACCCCGTCCTGCGGCGTGATCAACACCCTCGGCGCGGTGGTGGTCGGTCTGGCCGCGGGCATCGTGTGCTCGTTCGCCGTCGGCTGGAAGCACAAGGCGGGCTACGACGATTCCCTCGACGTGGTGGGCGTGCACTTCGTCGGCGGCATCGTCGGCACGATCCTGATCGGCCTGCTCGCCACCGAGGTGATGACCGGCGGCGTGAACGGCCTGTTCTACGGCGGCGGATTCGCCCAGCTCGGCAAGCAGCTGGTGGGCGTGCTCGTGGTCGCGGCCTACGCGTTCGGGGTGTCGTTCGCGCTCGGCAAAGGCATCGACAAGGTCATCGGGTTCCGGGTCAGCAAGGAGGACGAGACCGCGGGCATCGACTTCGCCCTGCACGCCGAGACCGCGTATGCCGAAGGCGTGCACGGCAGTTCGCCCCGCCGGTTCGGCGAGGGCCACTACGGCGGGCACTGA
- a CDS encoding acetyl-CoA C-acetyltransferase yields the protein MTTEAYIYEAIRTPRGRGKKNGSLHSVKPIDLTVGLIQELRGRFPNLDEDQISDLILGVVTPVGDQGMDIARVAVTTAGLPDTVGGFQLNRFCASGLEAVNLAAQKVRSGFDDLVIAGGVESMSRVPMGSDGGAWALDPATNYDGYFVPQGISADLIATIEGFSRDDVDAYAVRSQELAAKATTGGYFAKSIVPVKDINGLVVLDNDEHMRPGTTAADLSKLNPSFAGIGELGGFDAVALQKYTYIEKINHVHHGGNSSGIVDGAALVLIGSEEAGKNSGLTPKARIVSTATSGADSTIMLTGPTPAAKKALDRAGLTIEDMDLVEINEAFASVVLKFQKDLNVPDEKLNVNGGAIAMGHPLGATGAMITGTVVDELERRNARYGLVTLCIGGGMGVATIIERV from the coding sequence ATGACCACAGAGGCCTACATCTACGAGGCCATCCGCACTCCGCGCGGCCGCGGCAAGAAGAACGGCTCGCTGCACTCGGTCAAGCCGATCGATCTGACTGTTGGTCTGATCCAGGAGCTGCGTGGCCGCTTCCCCAACCTCGACGAGGACCAGATCTCGGACCTGATCCTGGGTGTCGTCACCCCGGTCGGTGACCAGGGCATGGACATCGCCCGCGTCGCCGTCACCACCGCGGGTCTGCCCGACACCGTCGGCGGCTTCCAGCTCAACCGCTTCTGTGCCTCCGGCCTCGAGGCCGTGAACCTGGCTGCGCAGAAGGTGCGCTCCGGCTTCGACGACCTCGTCATCGCCGGTGGTGTCGAGTCCATGTCGCGCGTGCCGATGGGCTCCGACGGCGGCGCCTGGGCGCTGGACCCGGCCACCAACTACGACGGCTACTTCGTGCCGCAGGGCATCTCGGCCGACCTGATCGCCACCATCGAGGGCTTCTCCCGCGATGACGTCGACGCCTACGCGGTGCGTTCGCAGGAGCTGGCCGCCAAGGCCACCACCGGCGGCTACTTCGCCAAGTCGATCGTCCCGGTCAAGGACATCAACGGCCTGGTCGTGCTGGACAACGACGAGCACATGCGTCCCGGCACCACCGCCGCCGACCTGAGCAAGCTGAACCCCTCCTTCGCCGGCATCGGTGAGCTGGGTGGCTTCGACGCGGTCGCGCTGCAGAAGTACACCTACATCGAGAAGATCAACCACGTCCACCACGGTGGCAACAGCTCGGGCATCGTCGACGGCGCCGCCCTGGTGCTGATCGGCTCCGAGGAGGCGGGCAAGAACTCGGGTCTGACCCCGAAGGCCCGCATCGTCTCGACCGCCACCTCCGGCGCCGACTCGACCATCATGCTGACCGGCCCCACCCCGGCCGCGAAGAAGGCACTGGACCGCGCCGGTCTGACGATCGAGGACATGGACCTCGTCGAGATCAACGAGGCGTTCGCCTCCGTGGTGCTGAAGTTCCAGAAGGACCTCAACGTCCCGGACGAGAAGCTGAACGTCAACGGCGGCGCGATCGCGATGGGCCACCCGCTGGGTGCCACCGGCGCGATGATCACCGGCACCGTGGTCGACGAGCTGGAGCGCCGCAACGCGCGCTACGGCCTGGTCACCCTGTGCATCGGCGGCGGCATGGGTGTCGCCACCATCATCGAGCGCGTCTGA
- a CDS encoding 3-hydroxyacyl-CoA dehydrogenase NAD-binding domain-containing protein: MTDNIIGWEKDADGVVVLTIDDPSQGANTMNDAYISSMAATVDRLEAEKDDIAGVVITSGKKTFFAGGDLKNMLKVGPNDAAEVVKMLEGVKAPLRRLEQLGKPVVAAINGAALGGGLEIALATHYRVAADVKGSAIGLPEVSLGLLPGGGGVTRTVRMLGLQGALMQVLLQGQRHRVTKAKEIGLIDEVVSSVEELLPAAKAWIAANPEAAQPWDKKGFKIPGGTPSTPAFAANLPAFPANLRKQIKGTNMPAPRAIMAAAVEGAQVDIDNALTIEGRYFTSLLTGPVAKNMIQAFFFDLNHINGGGSRPKDVPKREIKKIGVVGAGMMGAGIAYVSAKAGYEVVLKDVELANAQKGKAYSEAIEAKALSRGKTTQEKSDALLARITPTADAADFKGVDFVIEAVFENPELKNKVFQEIEDIVDADALLGSNTSTLPITLLADGVKRSEDFIGIHFFSPVDKMPLVEIIKGEKTSDEALARVYDYTLAIKKTPIVVNDSRGFFTSRVIGTFINEAISMVAEGVDPSTVEQAGLQAGYPAAPLKLSDELNFTTMQKIYKETAEAIIAAGGELNAASAKTAEVLDTLVGKYDRKGKAGGAGFYDYVDGKATGLWDELRSLYNSSRELPEGVTFQDLKDRMMFAEAIETQKCFDEGVLTSTADANIGSIFGIGFPAWTGGVHQFIVGYPGGQEAFVARADELAKKFGPRFEVPASLRK, from the coding sequence ATGACTGACAACATCATCGGCTGGGAGAAGGACGCCGACGGCGTGGTCGTCCTCACGATCGACGACCCCAGCCAGGGCGCCAACACCATGAACGACGCGTACATCTCCTCGATGGCCGCGACCGTGGACCGCCTGGAGGCGGAGAAGGACGACATCGCCGGTGTCGTCATCACCTCCGGCAAGAAGACCTTCTTCGCCGGCGGCGACCTGAAGAACATGCTCAAGGTCGGCCCGAACGACGCGGCCGAGGTCGTCAAGATGCTCGAGGGCGTCAAGGCCCCGCTGCGTCGCCTCGAGCAGCTCGGCAAGCCGGTCGTGGCCGCCATCAACGGCGCCGCCCTCGGCGGTGGCCTGGAGATCGCGCTGGCGACCCACTACCGCGTCGCGGCCGACGTCAAGGGTTCGGCCATCGGCCTGCCCGAGGTCTCCCTGGGCCTGCTGCCCGGTGGCGGCGGCGTGACCCGCACCGTGCGCATGCTCGGTCTGCAGGGCGCGCTGATGCAGGTGCTGCTGCAGGGTCAGCGTCACCGCGTCACCAAGGCCAAGGAAATCGGCCTGATCGACGAGGTCGTGTCCTCGGTCGAGGAGCTGCTGCCCGCCGCCAAGGCGTGGATCGCGGCCAACCCCGAGGCGGCCCAGCCGTGGGACAAGAAGGGCTTCAAGATCCCCGGCGGCACCCCGTCCACCCCGGCCTTTGCGGCGAACCTGCCCGCGTTCCCGGCCAACCTGCGCAAGCAGATCAAGGGCACCAACATGCCCGCTCCGCGCGCCATCATGGCCGCGGCGGTTGAGGGCGCGCAGGTCGACATCGACAACGCGCTGACCATCGAGGGCCGTTACTTCACGAGCCTGCTGACCGGTCCGGTCGCGAAGAACATGATCCAGGCGTTCTTCTTCGACCTGAACCACATCAACGGTGGCGGTTCGCGTCCGAAGGACGTGCCCAAGCGTGAGATCAAGAAGATCGGCGTCGTCGGCGCGGGCATGATGGGCGCGGGCATCGCCTACGTCTCGGCCAAGGCCGGTTACGAGGTCGTCCTCAAGGACGTCGAGCTCGCCAACGCCCAGAAGGGCAAGGCGTACTCGGAGGCCATCGAGGCCAAGGCCCTCTCCCGTGGCAAGACCACCCAGGAGAAGTCCGACGCGCTGCTGGCTCGCATCACCCCGACCGCGGACGCCGCCGACTTCAAGGGCGTCGACTTCGTGATCGAGGCCGTGTTCGAGAACCCCGAGCTCAAGAACAAGGTCTTCCAGGAGATCGAGGACATCGTCGACGCCGACGCGCTGCTCGGCTCGAACACCTCGACCCTGCCGATCACCCTGCTGGCCGACGGTGTGAAGCGCTCCGAGGACTTCATCGGTATCCACTTCTTCTCCCCCGTGGACAAGATGCCGCTGGTGGAGATCATCAAGGGCGAGAAGACCTCCGACGAGGCGCTGGCCCGGGTGTACGACTACACCCTCGCCATCAAGAAGACCCCGATCGTCGTCAACGACAGCCGTGGCTTCTTCACCTCGCGCGTGATCGGTACCTTCATCAACGAGGCCATCTCGATGGTCGCCGAGGGTGTCGACCCCTCGACCGTTGAGCAGGCCGGTCTGCAGGCGGGCTACCCGGCCGCGCCGCTGAAGCTCAGCGACGAGCTGAACTTCACCACCATGCAGAAGATCTACAAGGAGACCGCCGAGGCCATCATCGCGGCCGGTGGCGAGCTCAACGCCGCCTCCGCGAAGACCGCCGAGGTCCTCGACACCCTGGTCGGCAAGTACGACCGCAAGGGTAAGGCGGGCGGCGCCGGCTTCTACGACTACGTCGACGGCAAGGCCACCGGCCTGTGGGACGAGCTGCGCTCGCTCTACAACTCCAGCCGTGAGCTCCCGGAGGGTGTCACCTTCCAGGACCTCAAGGACCGGATGATGTTCGCCGAGGCCATCGAGACCCAGAAGTGCTTCGACGAAGGCGTGCTCACCAGCACCGCCGACGCGAACATCGGCTCGATCTTCGGCATCGGCTTCCCGGCCTGGACCGGTGGCGTGCACCAGTTCATCGTCGGTTACCCGGGCGGCCAGGAGGCCTTCGTGGCCCGTGCCGACGAGCTGGCCAAGAAGTTCGGCCCGCGCTTCGAGGTTCCGGCCTCCCTGCGCAAGTAA